The Ancylothrix sp. D3o genome window below encodes:
- a CDS encoding NAD(P)H-quinone oxidoreductase subunit H — protein MPRLETRTEPMILNMGPHHPSMHGVLRLIVTLDGENVLDCEPVIGYLHRGMEKIAENRTNVMYVPYVSRWDYAEGMFNEAVTVNAPEKLADIAVPKRASYIRMVMLELNRIANHLLWLGPFMADVGAQTPFFYIFRERELIYDLWEAATGYRMVNNNYFRIGGVAADLPYGWVDKCYDFCDYMMPKVDEYERLITDNPIFRRRVEGIGTISREEALNWALSGPVLRASGVQWDLRKVDHYECYDELDWDVQWETAGDCMARYLVRIREMRESVKIIRQALKGLPGGPYENLEAKRMTEGPKSEWNSFDYQFIGKKIAPTFKIPKGEHYVRVESGKGELGIFIMGDDNVFPWRWKIRAADFVNLQILPQLLRGMKVADIVTILGSIDVIMGSVDR, from the coding sequence ATGCCGAGACTAGAGACAAGAACAGAACCCATGATTTTGAACATGGGGCCACACCATCCCTCAATGCACGGGGTGTTACGCTTGATTGTGACGTTGGATGGCGAAAATGTCCTCGACTGCGAGCCGGTAATTGGCTATTTGCACCGGGGAATGGAAAAAATCGCCGAGAATCGTACTAATGTGATGTACGTTCCCTATGTGAGCCGGTGGGACTATGCAGAGGGGATGTTTAACGAAGCGGTGACGGTGAATGCACCGGAAAAATTAGCCGATATCGCGGTGCCCAAACGTGCCAGTTATATCCGCATGGTTATGCTGGAGTTGAACCGCATTGCTAACCATTTGTTGTGGCTTGGCCCCTTCATGGCGGACGTTGGCGCACAAACTCCGTTCTTTTACATTTTCCGCGAACGCGAATTAATTTATGACCTCTGGGAAGCAGCAACCGGCTACCGGATGGTAAATAATAATTACTTCCGTATTGGCGGGGTGGCGGCTGATTTACCCTATGGTTGGGTAGATAAGTGTTATGACTTCTGTGATTACATGATGCCGAAAGTTGACGAGTATGAGCGGTTAATTACAGATAACCCAATTTTCCGCCGCCGCGTTGAAGGCATTGGTACTATCAGTCGTGAAGAGGCACTTAACTGGGCACTTTCTGGGCCGGTGTTGCGCGCTTCTGGGGTACAGTGGGATTTACGCAAGGTTGACCACTACGAATGTTATGACGAGTTAGACTGGGATGTGCAGTGGGAAACAGCGGGTGATTGTATGGCTCGCTATTTGGTGCGTATCCGCGAAATGCGTGAGTCTGTGAAAATTATCCGTCAAGCTTTAAAGGGTCTGCCTGGTGGCCCTTATGAAAATTTGGAAGCCAAACGGATGACCGAGGGGCCGAAGTCTGAGTGGAACAGTTTTGATTATCAGTTTATCGGTAAAAAGATTGCTCCTACTTTTAAGATTCCCAAAGGTGAACATTATGTGCGCGTTGAAAGCGGGAAAGGTGAGTTAGGAATTTTCATCATGGGGGATGATAATGTTTTCCCCTGGCGTTGGAAAATTCGGGCTGCTGATTTTGTCAATTTGCAAATTTTACCGCAGTTGTTGCGCGGGATGAAGGTTGCAGATATTGTGACGATTTTGGGCAGTATCGATGTGATTATGGGTTCGGTTGATCGTTAA
- a CDS encoding ABC transporter substrate-binding protein has protein sequence MKPSKAKQKINLFRFSFLLLSICACILVVAGCQPKPASQTPQTATTQRLSIGTTLKLRTLDPADSYEQASATWINNLGDRLYTYQVGTTKIIPQLATELPKISKDGLTYTIPLRQNVIFHDGTEFNAKAMEFSLRRFMENQGNPAVLLTDIVASVQATAPYELTIKLKQPFSAFTALLTFNGMCAVSPKAYELGAGKFKPTSFVGTGPYQLTKYAPDSLKLDIFEKYWGEKPKNQGVDVQFYNSAGNLYNAFSTGGVDIAYQELDSQQIRTLEQQAKSKNWQVTSASGNYVTHWVLNISKAPLNNPEIRKALALIVDRELLAERVRFGQSEPLYSMIPSKFEASKPVFKERYSQNAEKAKQLLTKAGYSQQNPLKIEVWYPSPSPNRELLGNALKAIAQDKLNGILQLEINTVERPVAFANLRKGIYQTFLQDWYADFFDADNFVQPFLDCRQAVGNVCKNGASQNLGSFYYSQQMNQLIDRQRKELNPEKRNQILRQIDEIVAEDVPYIPLFQNKDHAFAQANIQGVVLDPTQQLPLWGIEKR, from the coding sequence ATGAAACCATCAAAAGCAAAACAAAAAATCAACTTATTTCGCTTCAGCTTTTTGCTTTTGAGTATTTGTGCTTGCATTCTGGTGGTGGCCGGTTGCCAGCCAAAACCGGCCTCCCAAACCCCCCAAACCGCCACAACACAACGCCTCAGCATTGGCACCACCTTAAAACTGCGTACTCTTGACCCCGCCGACTCCTACGAACAAGCCTCAGCCACCTGGATAAACAATCTTGGAGACCGGCTTTATACTTACCAAGTAGGTACCACAAAAATCATCCCCCAACTAGCAACAGAATTACCAAAAATTAGCAAAGACGGCTTAACTTATACCATCCCATTGCGTCAAAATGTTATCTTTCACGACGGCACAGAATTTAATGCAAAAGCAATGGAATTTTCCCTGCGCCGGTTCATGGAAAATCAGGGAAACCCAGCAGTTTTACTAACAGATATTGTCGCCTCTGTACAAGCCACCGCACCCTACGAACTCACCATAAAACTCAAGCAACCTTTTTCAGCCTTCACAGCTTTATTAACATTTAATGGGATGTGTGCAGTATCACCAAAAGCTTATGAACTTGGGGCCGGCAAATTCAAACCCACCAGTTTTGTAGGCACCGGCCCCTATCAATTAACAAAATATGCCCCCGACTCCCTAAAATTAGATATATTTGAGAAATATTGGGGAGAAAAACCCAAAAATCAAGGCGTAGATGTACAATTTTATAACAGCGCCGGCAACCTGTATAACGCCTTTAGCACCGGCGGAGTAGATATAGCCTACCAAGAACTAGACAGCCAACAAATTCGCACCCTCGAACAACAAGCAAAAAGTAAAAATTGGCAAGTAACATCTGCCAGCGGAAATTACGTTACACACTGGGTCTTAAATATTAGCAAAGCACCCTTAAATAACCCCGAAATTCGCAAAGCCTTAGCCTTAATTGTAGACAGAGAACTATTAGCAGAGCGAGTCCGGTTTGGGCAATCAGAGCCATTATATAGCATGATTCCCAGCAAATTTGAAGCAAGCAAGCCGGTTTTTAAAGAACGCTATAGCCAAAATGCCGAAAAAGCCAAACAACTCCTCACAAAGGCCGGTTACAGTCAACAGAATCCCCTCAAAATAGAAGTATGGTATCCATCGCCATCACCCAACCGCGAGTTATTAGGAAACGCCCTCAAAGCCATCGCCCAAGACAAATTAAATGGAATCCTACAACTGGAAATTAATACAGTAGAGAGGCCGGTAGCCTTTGCCAACTTGAGAAAAGGCATATATCAGACATTTTTGCAAGACTGGTATGCAGACTTTTTTGATGCAGACAACTTTGTGCAACCCTTTTTAGATTGCCGGCAAGCTGTTGGGAATGTCTGCAAAAATGGAGCAAGTCAAAACCTAGGATCATTTTATTACAGTCAACAAATGAATCAGTTAATAGACCGGCAGCGAAAAGAATTAAATCCAGAAAAACGCAACCAGATTTTAAGACAAATTGATGAAATAGTAGCGGAAGATGTGCCGTATATTCCCCTGTTCCAAAACAAAGATCATGCCTTCGCCCAAGCGAATATTCAAGGAGTGGTTTTAGATCCAACTCAACAGTTACCACTGTGGGGAATTGAGAAAAGATAA
- the rsmH gene encoding 16S rRNA (cytosine(1402)-N(4))-methyltransferase RsmH has protein sequence MTDSPTPPAFVHIPVLAKELIEALNIHPGGHYLDATLGAGGHTSLILATSPDVRVTAIDRDEQAIATAQTYLSQFGENVKIWRGNFCEYPGQSEQFDGIIADLGVSSGQLDTPARGFSFRHTAALDMRMDNRQPLTAAEIINKWQEKQLADIFFTYGEERLSRRIARTIVSSRPFSTTTQLAEAIASCVPAKYRHGRIHPATRVFQALRIAVNAELTSLEKFIDVAPNWLKPGGKIGIISFHSLEDRIVKHRLRENEQLRVLTKKPILPQEQEQATNPRSRSAKLRIAEKSSP, from the coding sequence ATGACAGACTCTCCAACTCCACCGGCCTTTGTCCATATCCCCGTCCTTGCCAAAGAACTCATCGAAGCTTTAAATATCCACCCAGGCGGACACTACCTTGATGCCACCCTGGGGGCCGGTGGTCATACCAGCCTCATCCTCGCCACCTCCCCCGATGTCCGTGTCACCGCCATAGACCGCGACGAACAAGCCATTGCCACTGCTCAAACTTATTTATCACAATTCGGCGAAAATGTCAAGATATGGCGCGGAAATTTTTGTGAATATCCGGGGCAAAGCGAGCAATTTGATGGAATCATAGCCGATTTAGGCGTAAGTTCCGGGCAACTAGACACACCGGCACGAGGGTTTAGCTTTCGGCACACCGCCGCACTCGATATGCGGATGGACAACCGACAACCCCTGACAGCAGCCGAAATCATCAACAAATGGCAAGAAAAACAACTCGCCGATATATTTTTCACCTACGGAGAAGAGAGACTCTCGCGGAGGATCGCACGCACAATAGTCAGTAGCCGGCCCTTTTCCACAACAACCCAACTGGCCGAAGCCATAGCCTCTTGCGTGCCGGCCAAATATCGACATGGTAGAATCCACCCAGCAACGCGAGTATTTCAAGCCTTAAGGATAGCCGTCAACGCTGAATTAACCTCCCTCGAAAAATTTATTGATGTAGCGCCAAATTGGCTAAAACCAGGGGGAAAAATAGGTATTATCAGCTTTCACAGCTTAGAAGACCGGATTGTAAAACACCGGCTAAGGGAAAATGAACAATTGCGCGTGCTCACCAAAAAGCCGATCTTGCCCCAAGAACAAGAACAGGCAACCAACCCCCGCTCTCGCTCTGCCAAACTGCGGATAGCGGAAAAAAGCAGTCCGTGA
- a CDS encoding class I SAM-dependent methyltransferase codes for MLSEIISQKISENSQGRISFAEYMELVLYHPEQGYYATNKVNIGADGDFVTSPHLCKDFGELLAVQFAQMWEVLGKPACFQLVEMGAGQGLLAADVLKFLHKHHFDFFECLEYLIVEKAAGLIAEQKQILDKLSSNFGAKIRWCGWDEIEENSITGCFFSNELVDALPVHLVAVENQKLREVYVSFEGGDFTEVVGDVSTPAIEDYFKFVGVDICGYEDGYRTEVNLAGLEWMKLVGSRLCRGYVLTIDYGYTAERFYHPRRNEGTLQCYFKHSHHNDPYVNVGFQDITAHVDFTALEKQGFLCGLDKVGFVQQGLFLMALGLGERIAALSFVGEVEDIGNVLRRREVLHSLMNPMGLGNFGVLVQCKSLNESEINVGLKGLMMPVM; via the coding sequence ATGCTCTCAGAAATAATTAGCCAAAAAATATCAGAAAACTCTCAGGGAAGAATTTCTTTTGCTGAGTATATGGAGTTGGTTTTATATCATCCTGAACAGGGGTATTATGCAACAAATAAGGTGAATATTGGAGCGGATGGAGATTTTGTGACTTCGCCGCATTTATGTAAGGATTTTGGGGAGTTGTTGGCGGTTCAGTTTGCCCAAATGTGGGAAGTTTTGGGGAAACCCGCTTGTTTTCAGTTGGTGGAAATGGGGGCCGGTCAAGGGTTATTGGCGGCGGATGTTTTGAAGTTTTTGCATAAGCATCATTTTGATTTTTTTGAGTGTTTGGAATATTTGATTGTTGAAAAGGCTGCCGGTTTGATTGCGGAACAAAAGCAGATTTTAGATAAGTTGTCAAGTAATTTTGGGGCTAAGATTCGTTGGTGTGGGTGGGATGAGATAGAGGAGAATTCGATTACCGGCTGCTTTTTTTCTAATGAGTTGGTGGATGCTTTGCCGGTGCATTTGGTGGCGGTAGAAAATCAAAAATTACGGGAAGTTTATGTGAGTTTTGAAGGGGGGGATTTCACGGAGGTGGTGGGGGATGTTTCGACACCGGCAATAGAGGATTATTTTAAGTTTGTTGGGGTTGATATTTGTGGTTATGAAGATGGGTATCGTACGGAGGTAAATTTGGCGGGGTTGGAGTGGATGAAGTTGGTGGGGAGCCGGCTTTGTCGGGGTTATGTTTTGACGATTGATTATGGTTATACTGCGGAAAGGTTTTATCATCCCCGCAGAAATGAAGGTACTTTACAATGTTATTTTAAGCATTCTCATCATAATGATCCGTATGTTAATGTGGGGTTTCAAGATATTACGGCTCATGTGGATTTTACGGCGTTGGAAAAACAGGGTTTTTTGTGTGGGTTGGATAAGGTTGGGTTTGTGCAGCAGGGGTTATTTTTGATGGCTTTGGGGTTGGGTGAAAGAATTGCTGCTTTGTCTTTTGTTGGCGAGGTTGAGGATATTGGGAATGTGTTGCGCCGGCGGGAGGTTTTGCATAGTTTAATGAATCCTATGGGGTTGGGAAATTTTGGGGTTTTGGTGCAGTGTAAAAGTTTGAATGAAAGCGAGATAAATGTGGGTTTGAAGGGGTTAATGATGCCGGTGATGTAG
- a CDS encoding ABC transporter substrate-binding protein, protein MNLPHPYKPLKKIVKFLTLFSICCILAVSCGRQTTPQATTGQPGRITIGMTSKLRTIDPADAYEIASGTLLYNLGDRLYTYKTGTTEIIPQLATELPKINPDGLTYTIPLRKGVLFHDGTEFNAEAMAFSLNRLIENGGRPSSLFAGRVDSIKATGDYELTIKLKKPFAAFTSLLTFFGACPVSPKAYETGTGKFKPDTFVGTGPYKLTSYGTDNIKLEPFEKYWGEKPLNKGIDIQRLSNSSNLFTSFRTGAVDVAYQTLDLDQISNLEKQASSTGWQVFSQRSNGIYYLNLNLQSKPLDNLAVRQALAAVIDRPVLQNRVFRGQIEPLYSLIPVTMEDIYQPVFKEQNGDTNINKATEALKQAGYSPQNPLKLELWYRSNLTTDSLVASTLKADIERKLGGILQLQLNGVESATAYDNLAKGIYPLFILDWSPDFLDPDNYLQPFMECTKGTAEKGCEEGETKQAGSFYYNPRANELIDKQRKEQNPQTRKQIFQELQQIVAKDIPYIPLWQGKEYLFAQKQIQGITIEPTQRIPFWTMKK, encoded by the coding sequence ATGAACTTACCTCATCCATACAAACCCCTAAAAAAAATTGTCAAATTCCTAACATTATTCAGCATCTGCTGCATATTAGCAGTGAGTTGTGGCCGGCAAACCACCCCCCAAGCAACAACAGGCCAACCAGGAAGAATCACCATAGGAATGACATCAAAACTGCGAACTATTGACCCCGCAGACGCTTACGAAATAGCATCCGGCACCCTACTTTATAACTTAGGAGACCGGCTTTACACCTACAAAACCGGCACCACAGAAATCATCCCTCAACTTGCCACAGAACTACCCAAAATTAACCCTGATGGATTAACCTACACCATCCCCTTAAGAAAAGGCGTATTATTCCACGATGGCACAGAATTTAATGCCGAAGCAATGGCATTTTCCCTCAATAGGCTAATAGAAAATGGAGGCCGGCCATCCTCATTATTTGCCGGTAGAGTAGATTCAATAAAAGCCACCGGCGATTACGAATTAACCATCAAACTCAAAAAACCCTTTGCAGCATTCACATCATTACTAACATTTTTTGGAGCCTGTCCAGTATCTCCAAAAGCCTACGAAACCGGCACCGGCAAATTCAAACCCGACACATTTGTAGGCACCGGCCCCTATAAATTAACCAGCTACGGAACCGACAACATCAAACTCGAACCCTTTGAGAAATATTGGGGAGAAAAACCCCTCAACAAAGGCATAGATATCCAACGCCTAAGCAATTCATCAAACCTCTTTACATCCTTCCGCACAGGCGCCGTTGACGTAGCTTATCAAACCTTAGATTTAGACCAAATTTCCAACTTAGAAAAACAAGCATCTTCCACCGGCTGGCAAGTTTTTTCCCAACGCAGCAACGGCATTTATTACCTCAACCTAAACCTGCAAAGCAAACCCCTAGATAACCTCGCAGTAAGACAAGCCTTAGCCGCAGTCATCGACCGGCCCGTATTGCAAAACCGAGTATTTCGCGGTCAAATTGAACCGCTTTATAGCCTCATTCCCGTCACAATGGAAGACATCTATCAGCCGGTGTTTAAAGAACAAAATGGAGACACCAATATAAACAAAGCAACCGAAGCCTTAAAACAGGCCGGTTACAGCCCCCAAAACCCATTAAAACTCGAACTTTGGTATCGTTCAAACCTCACCACAGACAGCCTAGTAGCCAGCACCCTCAAAGCCGACATAGAAAGAAAACTCGGAGGAATCTTACAACTGCAATTAAACGGAGTCGAATCAGCCACCGCCTACGATAACCTAGCCAAAGGAATTTATCCCTTATTTATCTTAGATTGGAGTCCCGACTTTTTAGACCCCGACAACTACCTGCAACCCTTCATGGAATGCACCAAAGGAACAGCAGAAAAAGGCTGTGAAGAAGGAGAAACAAAACAAGCCGGTTCCTTTTACTACAACCCCCGCGCTAACGAACTCATAGACAAACAAAGAAAAGAACAAAACCCTCAAACCCGCAAACAAATATTCCAAGAACTGCAACAAATTGTCGCCAAAGACATCCCCTATATTCCCCTATGGCAAGGTAAAGAATACCTATTTGCCCAAAAACAAATTCAAGGAATAACAATCGAACCCACCCAACGCATCCCATTCTGGACAATGAAAAAATAA
- a CDS encoding SpoIIE family protein phosphatase, which translates to MSQGNRSKLKLLVVDDEADNLDLLYRTFRRDFQVYRADSAFTALEALDQHGEMAVIISDQRMPEMNGTEFLGKTVERYPDTIRILLTGYTDVEDLVEAINSGQVFKYITKPWQPDELKAVVQQASETYKVIKQRTNELQRSLRRELLFNEVMSAIRESLDYRSMLGTIAETVGRSFQASTCVLRAIEGEKLLTESFSYQASEAQTPISTDEQMIHAALDSRQRQVSLAEESQDHITRLVVPLHYQKEFLAVLCLAQDAQAQAWSSDDIQLIEGVAEQAALALSQAKLYQRSQEQAQQMRAELEVARQIQMNLLRQSWPELESVKVQACCYPAREVGGDFFEVYAHPQGDIWVAVGDVSGKGVPAALFMASAISVMRRELSQETRLDPEQVMQNLNSILSEDLVSNNCFITMVLARYSPSTGQLAYANAGHIYPLLWSQTALAAKETVEPNFLKTRGIPVGILPVWRGKGGSVELKGGDVFLLTSDGITEATINEENSIGSRAGAMLQQDGLWEMLLLEPTPLDLDNLLARVRERAVEQEDDQTMLSLEVL; encoded by the coding sequence ATGAGCCAAGGAAATCGGAGCAAACTAAAACTCCTAGTCGTTGATGACGAGGCAGACAACCTAGACCTGCTTTATCGGACATTTCGGCGGGATTTTCAAGTATATCGGGCAGACAGTGCCTTTACCGCCCTCGAAGCCCTCGATCAGCATGGAGAAATGGCCGTCATTATCTCTGACCAAAGAATGCCAGAGATGAACGGTACAGAATTTTTGGGAAAAACCGTCGAACGGTATCCCGATACCATCCGCATATTATTAACCGGCTACACAGATGTCGAAGATTTGGTCGAAGCAATTAACTCTGGCCAAGTCTTTAAATACATCACAAAGCCCTGGCAGCCAGACGAACTTAAAGCAGTAGTCCAGCAAGCCTCAGAAACCTATAAAGTCATTAAACAACGCACCAACGAGTTACAGCGTTCGTTGCGGCGGGAATTGCTATTTAATGAGGTGATGAGTGCGATTCGGGAGTCTTTGGACTACCGGAGTATGCTGGGGACGATTGCCGAAACCGTCGGACGCAGCTTTCAGGCAAGTACCTGTGTGTTGCGAGCCATTGAGGGAGAAAAGCTGCTTACTGAATCGTTTAGTTATCAGGCATCTGAGGCGCAAACGCCGATTTCAACCGATGAGCAAATGATTCATGCCGCCCTAGATAGCCGCCAGCGTCAAGTTTCTTTAGCTGAAGAAAGCCAAGATCACATCACAAGATTGGTGGTGCCGCTACACTACCAAAAAGAGTTTCTGGCGGTTTTGTGCCTTGCTCAGGATGCTCAGGCTCAGGCTTGGTCAAGTGATGATATTCAACTCATTGAAGGCGTTGCCGAACAAGCAGCCTTAGCTTTATCCCAAGCCAAACTGTATCAGCGTTCCCAAGAGCAAGCACAGCAAATGCGGGCTGAGCTAGAAGTGGCGCGACAAATTCAAATGAATTTGCTTCGGCAAAGCTGGCCAGAACTCGAAAGCGTCAAGGTGCAGGCTTGTTGTTATCCAGCCCGTGAGGTTGGCGGAGATTTCTTTGAAGTCTATGCTCACCCGCAGGGGGATATTTGGGTAGCTGTGGGGGATGTGTCGGGAAAAGGTGTTCCGGCGGCGTTGTTTATGGCTAGTGCCATTTCGGTGATGCGGCGAGAATTGTCTCAAGAAACCAGGCTTGATCCAGAACAGGTTATGCAGAACCTCAATAGTATCTTGTCGGAAGATTTAGTGAGCAATAACTGCTTTATTACAATGGTTTTGGCTCGCTATTCGCCGTCTACTGGGCAGTTAGCCTATGCCAATGCCGGCCATATTTATCCCTTGCTGTGGTCGCAAACTGCTCTGGCTGCTAAAGAAACGGTAGAGCCGAATTTTCTGAAAACGCGGGGCATTCCGGTGGGGATTCTGCCGGTGTGGAGAGGCAAAGGAGGTAGCGTAGAGTTGAAAGGTGGTGATGTGTTTTTGCTGACAAGCGATGGCATCACAGAAGCCACTATCAATGAAGAAAACTCTATCGGCTCTCGTGCGGGGGCTATGCTTCAACAGGATGGGCTGTGGGAAATGTTGCTTCTTGAGCCGACGCCTTTGGATCTCGATAATTTACTGGCTCGCGTTCGTGAAAGAGCGGTTGAGCAGGAAGACGATCAAACAATGCTTTCTCTGGAGGTTCTGTAA
- a CDS encoding ABC transporter permease, whose translation MSRSKALQSYIILRLLLAPLMLFTIITVVFLLLRATPGDPIDAILGPKASQEAKEIMREQLGLAGPIWLQYLNYLKQLLNFDLGTSITTRGETVWKIITDYFPATVELAVFSMLIALTVGIGIGMMSASKPNTGWDAGGRLFGIITYSVPAFWAGMILQLIFGVQLGWFPLGTRFPVTITPPPTITGLYTLDSLLSGNLTQFFTALHHLALPSITLGILISGIFERIVRVNLKQTLQADYVEAARARGIPEGRILVSHALKNALIPVITVLGLTLASLLGGAILTEVTFSWPGLANRLYEAISSRDYPTVQGIVVFFAAIVVIASILIDILNAYIDPRIRY comes from the coding sequence ATGTCAAGATCAAAAGCCCTACAATCCTACATAATACTCAGACTACTATTAGCCCCCCTAATGCTTTTCACAATAATCACAGTAGTCTTTTTATTACTGAGAGCAACCCCCGGAGATCCAATCGATGCAATATTAGGGCCAAAAGCCTCCCAAGAAGCCAAAGAAATAATGAGAGAACAATTAGGACTAGCCGGCCCCATCTGGCTACAATACCTAAACTACCTCAAACAACTACTCAACTTCGACCTAGGAACCTCAATAACAACACGCGGAGAAACCGTCTGGAAAATCATCACAGACTACTTTCCTGCCACAGTAGAATTAGCAGTATTTAGTATGCTAATTGCCCTAACTGTTGGCATAGGAATAGGCATGATGTCAGCATCAAAACCCAACACCGGCTGGGATGCTGGAGGCCGATTATTTGGCATCATCACCTACTCAGTCCCCGCCTTTTGGGCCGGCATGATCTTACAACTAATATTCGGCGTACAATTAGGCTGGTTTCCATTAGGAACCCGTTTCCCCGTCACCATCACCCCACCCCCAACAATCACCGGCCTTTACACCCTTGATAGCCTCCTTTCTGGCAACCTCACCCAATTTTTTACCGCCCTTCATCACCTCGCCTTACCATCAATAACCCTCGGAATTCTCATCAGCGGAATTTTTGAAAGAATTGTCCGCGTAAACCTCAAGCAAACCCTACAAGCCGACTATGTAGAAGCCGCCAGAGCCAGAGGCATTCCAGAAGGGCGAATTTTAGTTTCCCACGCCCTAAAAAACGCCTTAATTCCAGTTATCACCGTACTCGGATTAACCCTAGCTTCCCTACTCGGAGGAGCCATCTTAACCGAAGTCACATTTTCATGGCCAGGATTAGCCAACCGGCTTTATGAAGCCATCTCCTCCCGCGACTATCCAACCGTACAAGGAATTGTCGTATTTTTTGCAGCAATAGTCGTAATTGCCAGCATCTTAATCGACATTTTAAACGCCTACATCGATCCGCGAATTCGCTATTAA
- a CDS encoding low temperature-induced protein: MATNFKQSLSRFARVFFAFFACAMLVFSAVSPAYAVTSNPRDGESNLMEIEKKSQELVLSDPYGLEKTSKEANKGINEVQGDADKDKMFNPSNSKSTSFESKVKGLVDNITSKD; encoded by the coding sequence ATGGCTACGAATTTCAAGCAATCCCTTTCCCGTTTCGCTCGTGTTTTCTTTGCTTTTTTTGCTTGTGCAATGTTGGTGTTTTCTGCGGTATCTCCCGCCTATGCTGTTACCAGCAACCCCCGCGATGGTGAATCCAACTTGATGGAAATTGAGAAGAAATCTCAAGAACTTGTTTTGTCTGATCCCTACGGCTTGGAAAAAACGAGCAAAGAAGCCAACAAAGGTATTAATGAAGTCCAAGGGGATGCCGACAAAGACAAGATGTTTAACCCCTCTAACTCTAAGTCTACCTCCTTTGAAAGCAAAGTTAAAGGATTGGTTGATAATATCACCAGCAAAGACTAA